One window of Mediterraneibacter gnavus ATCC 29149 genomic DNA carries:
- a CDS encoding SNF2-related protein, with translation MKYKAHDYQQFATDFIIGHPVSCLILDMGLGKTVITLTALWLLLFDYFEVRRILVIAPKRVAETTWPAEIKKWEHLYGMTFAVAMGTAGQRKEALLSGADVTIIGRDNVSWMTKNIFFDFDMVVIDELSSFKSPKTQRFKDLKKVRPMAKRVVGLTGTPGNLMDLWAEIGILDMGQRLGRYIGGYRDRFFLPDKRNREIIFSYKPREGAEEKIYELISDISISMKAVDYLDMPECISNRVTVSMSESEQALYDRMADEMILEYGEGQDIDAVNAAALSNKLQQMANGAVYDESGNVRNIHDRKLDALEDLIESANGKPLLVAYWFKHDRERILKRFPARDINTKKDIEDWNEGKIPVALIHPASAGHGLNLQEGGSTIVWFSLTWSLELYQQLNARLYRQGQKHTVIIEHLVTEGTVDEDILRAIEKKDNTQNAMIEAVKARIGGMTDDGRSNDEGI, from the coding sequence ATGAAATACAAAGCACATGATTATCAGCAGTTTGCAACAGATTTTATAATCGGACATCCCGTGAGCTGCTTGATCCTTGACATGGGACTTGGCAAAACGGTCATTACGCTTACAGCACTGTGGCTTCTGCTGTTTGACTATTTTGAAGTAAGACGGATCCTGGTGATCGCACCGAAACGTGTGGCAGAGACCACATGGCCGGCTGAGATAAAAAAGTGGGAGCATCTTTACGGCATGACATTTGCCGTGGCAATGGGGACTGCAGGGCAGAGAAAGGAAGCACTTCTGTCAGGAGCCGATGTGACGATCATCGGAAGGGACAATGTTTCCTGGATGACAAAAAACATATTTTTTGATTTTGACATGGTCGTGATCGATGAGCTGTCGAGCTTCAAGTCCCCGAAGACACAGAGGTTCAAAGACCTGAAAAAAGTAAGACCGATGGCAAAACGTGTGGTCGGGCTTACGGGAACACCGGGAAACCTCATGGACTTATGGGCAGAGATAGGGATCCTTGATATGGGGCAGAGACTTGGAAGATACATCGGAGGATACCGTGACAGGTTCTTCCTTCCGGATAAGCGGAATCGTGAGATCATTTTTTCGTATAAGCCAAGGGAAGGAGCAGAAGAAAAAATATATGAACTGATCTCCGATATCAGCATTTCCATGAAAGCCGTGGATTATCTTGATATGCCGGAATGCATAAGCAACCGTGTGACCGTATCCATGTCGGAATCCGAACAGGCACTTTATGACAGGATGGCAGATGAAATGATCCTAGAATACGGGGAAGGACAGGACATCGATGCGGTAAATGCAGCAGCCTTAAGCAACAAACTCCAGCAGATGGCAAACGGTGCGGTCTATGATGAATCCGGCAATGTCCGTAATATCCATGACAGAAAACTGGATGCACTGGAAGACCTGATCGAATCGGCAAATGGGAAACCGCTTCTGGTTGCATACTGGTTCAAGCATGACAGGGAGCGGATATTGAAACGGTTTCCGGCAAGGGATATCAATACAAAGAAGGATATCGAGGACTGGAATGAAGGGAAAATCCCGGTGGCGCTGATCCATCCGGCATCGGCAGGACACGGACTGAATCTTCAGGAAGGCGGCTCGACCATCGTATGGTTTTCACTTACATGGTCCCTTGAACTGTATCAGCAGTTAAATGCCAGACTTTACAGACAGGGGCAGAAACACACGGTCATCATAGAGCATCTGGTGACAGAAGGCACGGTCGATGAAGATATCCTCCGGGCAATCGAAAAAAAGGATAATACACAGAATGCGATGATAGAAGCAGTAAAGGCAAGGATTGGAGGTATGACGGATGACGGCAGAAGTAATGATGAAGGAATATAA
- a CDS encoding virulence-associated E family protein, giving the protein MDKKFNCTDMTYEDFVSRLSKTKHTAETMEQYRKMPKGQQDNIKDVGGFVLGKLKGGRRKKDCVISRSAITLDMDYGTQGIIDELEMFFDMKMVVYSTHKHTPEKPRLRIIIFLTRDVTPDEYGAVSRMLASDIGIELFDDSTYEPSRLMYWPSTSSDGEYVFQEIDGAEVDPDEVLARYKDWHDVSAWPVSNRQAFVVQRDIKKQADPLSKDGLIGAFNRTYTVTQAIDKFIPDVYRHSRAIPGRYDYIPADSAAGVVVYDDLFVYSHHATDPCCGKLMNAFDVIRLHKFGDKDARAAEGTEPGKLPSFKAMQDFASADEEVKNTLARERQELAVQEFSAETDEDWQNKLALDRRGNIKDTLQNIALIIRNDENFKHIVYNEFKDTIDVIGPLPWKQVKPGWNDSDLANAKVYFERVYGIWSPTKFKDALLAVVSSDRLYHPIKDYFATLHWDGQERIDTLLINYFGAKDSPYTRAVIRKTLVAAVARIYKPGVKFDSILVLNGPQGMGKSTFFAILGKQWFSDSLSISDMRDKTAAEKLLGNWILEISEMNGIRKTEVEVVKSFVTRQDDKFRQAYGVNVESHPRKCIIVGSTNSEGGFLRDVTGNRRFWPVHVPGTGKHHPWELDCVDQIWAEAIHLYNEGEELFLKGAEAEEAYKMQQEAMESDDREGIVQDYLDRLLPDNWASMDIYQRRAFLGGGEFETVGVKGTVMRERVCIMEIWVECFGKERQNLKKADSYEIEGILNKIGGWKKYDPNTTGKTKVPLYGVQKTFVRMDEKPEETR; this is encoded by the coding sequence ATGGACAAAAAATTTAACTGCACGGATATGACATATGAGGATTTTGTCAGCCGTCTGTCCAAGACAAAGCATACAGCAGAAACAATGGAGCAGTACAGGAAGATGCCGAAGGGACAGCAGGATAATATCAAGGATGTCGGCGGCTTTGTCCTTGGAAAACTGAAGGGCGGGCGGAGAAAGAAGGACTGCGTGATATCCAGATCGGCCATCACGCTTGACATGGATTACGGGACACAGGGCATCATTGATGAACTGGAAATGTTCTTTGACATGAAGATGGTGGTGTATTCCACACATAAGCATACGCCGGAGAAACCGAGACTGCGTATCATCATATTCCTGACAAGGGATGTGACTCCTGATGAATATGGTGCGGTCAGCCGTATGCTTGCATCGGATATCGGCATCGAGCTTTTTGATGATTCCACCTATGAGCCTTCCAGACTCATGTACTGGCCTAGCACTTCAAGTGACGGGGAGTATGTGTTTCAGGAGATCGATGGGGCAGAGGTAGATCCGGATGAAGTGCTGGCACGCTATAAGGACTGGCATGATGTATCCGCATGGCCGGTAAGCAACCGTCAGGCATTCGTGGTACAGAGGGATATAAAGAAACAGGCAGATCCGCTTTCCAAGGACGGACTGATCGGAGCTTTCAACCGCACATACACGGTGACGCAGGCAATCGACAAATTCATCCCGGATGTATACAGGCATTCAAGGGCAATCCCCGGAAGATACGATTATATTCCGGCGGACTCGGCTGCCGGAGTCGTGGTCTATGATGATCTGTTCGTATACAGCCACCATGCCACAGACCCATGCTGCGGAAAGCTGATGAATGCGTTTGATGTGATAAGGCTTCATAAATTTGGGGACAAGGATGCAAGGGCAGCCGAAGGGACAGAGCCGGGAAAACTCCCTTCTTTCAAAGCCATGCAGGATTTTGCTTCTGCAGATGAAGAAGTGAAGAACACGCTTGCCAGGGAAAGACAGGAGCTGGCGGTACAGGAATTTTCCGCAGAGACGGATGAGGACTGGCAGAACAAGCTGGCACTTGACCGCAGGGGAAATATCAAGGATACACTGCAGAACATCGCACTGATCATCCGCAACGATGAGAACTTCAAGCACATCGTGTACAACGAGTTCAAGGATACCATTGATGTCATCGGTCCGCTTCCGTGGAAACAGGTAAAGCCCGGATGGAATGACTCCGACCTTGCGAATGCAAAGGTGTATTTCGAGAGGGTGTACGGGATCTGGTCACCGACCAAGTTTAAGGATGCACTGCTTGCCGTAGTGTCATCCGACAGGCTCTATCATCCAATCAAAGATTATTTTGCAACGCTTCACTGGGACGGACAGGAGCGTATCGATACACTGCTCATCAACTACTTCGGTGCGAAAGACTCACCATATACAAGGGCAGTCATCCGCAAGACACTGGTGGCTGCGGTAGCACGTATCTATAAGCCTGGAGTGAAGTTCGACTCCATCCTTGTGCTGAACGGTCCTCAGGGGATGGGAAAATCCACCTTCTTTGCCATCCTTGGAAAGCAGTGGTTCTCAGATTCTTTATCCATTTCGGATATGAGGGACAAGACTGCTGCCGAGAAGCTGCTCGGAAACTGGATACTTGAGATCAGTGAGATGAACGGTATCCGCAAGACGGAAGTCGAGGTAGTAAAGTCCTTTGTCACCCGTCAGGATGATAAGTTCCGTCAGGCATACGGAGTCAATGTAGAGTCACATCCAAGAAAATGCATCATCGTGGGAAGCACCAACTCCGAGGGCGGATTTTTACGTGACGTAACAGGAAACAGAAGGTTCTGGCCGGTGCATGTGCCGGGAACAGGAAAACACCATCCGTGGGAGCTTGACTGTGTCGACCAGATCTGGGCAGAGGCAATCCATCTGTATAACGAAGGCGAGGAGCTGTTCTTAAAAGGAGCGGAGGCAGAGGAAGCATACAAGATGCAGCAGGAGGCAATGGAGTCGGATGACCGTGAGGGCATCGTGCAGGACTATCTTGACAGACTGCTGCCGGACAACTGGGCATCAATGGATATTTACCAGAGAAGGGCATTCCTTGGCGGAGGAGAGTTCGAGACGGTCGGTGTCAAAGGAACGGTCATGCGTGAGCGTGTTTGCATCATGGAGATCTGGGTGGAGTGCTTCGGCAAGGAGCGCCAGAACTTAAAGAAGGCAGATTCCTATGAGATCGAAGGCATCTTAAACAAGATCGGGGGATGGAAGAAGTATGATCCCAATACCACGGGCAAGACCAAAGTCCCCCTTTACGGAGTGCAGAAGACTTTTGTGAGGATGGATGAGAAACCAGAGGAAACCCGTTAG
- a CDS encoding type II toxin-antitoxin system PemK/MazF family toxin, which yields MCKRGDIYYVDFGEKDGSKQGGVRPALVVSNNKANKHSPVVTVVPLSARVWKKKYLPTHVQIPKGSGLNKPSMALAEQVETLDKTRLGERIGKVLDDMVMEQITVALQIQIGAYAEYN from the coding sequence ATGTGTAAGCGTGGAGATATTTATTATGTGGATTTTGGAGAAAAAGATGGAAGCAAGCAGGGCGGTGTCCGTCCGGCACTGGTGGTAAGCAACAATAAGGCGAATAAGCATTCCCCAGTGGTCACGGTCGTTCCGTTGTCTGCCAGGGTGTGGAAAAAGAAGTATCTTCCGACCCATGTGCAGATTCCCAAAGGCAGCGGTCTGAACAAGCCGAGCATGGCACTGGCAGAACAGGTGGAGACCCTTGATAAAACAAGACTTGGAGAAAGAATCGGGAAAGTGCTGGATGACATGGTCATGGAACAGATCACGGTGGCACTCCAGATACAGATAGGTGCATATGCAGAGTACAATTAA
- a CDS encoding site-specific DNA-methyltransferase — MQFQSYKIADLIPASYNPRKKLKPGDKEYEKIKNSIKEFGYVEPIIINSDMTIIGGHQRATVLADLGYTEVECIVVDIDKTKEKALNVALNKITGEWNKELLADLIKDLEDSAFDVGITGFEPPEIEQLFNSVHDKKITEDDFDVEAELAKPTVAKTGDVWLLGKHRVICGDSILPETYERLMDGRKANLVLTDPPYNVNVEETAGKIKNDNMPDEDFYKFLFAAFVNMEQSMEQDASIYVFHADTEGLNFRKAFKDAGFYLSGCCIWKKNALVLGRSPYQWQHEPCLFGWKKGGKHQWYSDRKQTTIWEYDRPKASKDHPTMKPVALMAYPIQNSCMSNCIVLDPFLGSGSTLIACEQTHRICYGIELDEKFVDVIVNRYIEQCGSDADVFVIRDDMKISYQQLCKGGQYNETDDLP; from the coding sequence ATGCAGTTTCAGAGTTATAAAATAGCAGACCTTATCCCGGCTTCCTATAATCCGAGGAAGAAGTTAAAACCGGGTGATAAGGAATATGAAAAAATCAAGAACTCCATTAAAGAGTTTGGTTATGTCGAGCCGATCATTATCAACTCAGACATGACCATTATCGGAGGACACCAGAGAGCCACGGTCCTTGCAGACCTCGGGTACACGGAAGTGGAGTGTATCGTGGTCGATATTGACAAGACCAAGGAAAAGGCACTCAATGTTGCCCTTAATAAAATTACGGGTGAGTGGAATAAGGAACTTCTGGCAGATCTCATCAAAGACCTTGAGGATTCAGCGTTTGATGTCGGCATCACGGGCTTTGAACCGCCAGAGATCGAACAGCTTTTTAATTCCGTGCATGATAAGAAGATCACGGAAGATGACTTCGATGTGGAAGCGGAGCTTGCAAAGCCGACCGTGGCAAAGACAGGGGATGTATGGCTACTTGGAAAGCACCGTGTCATCTGCGGTGATTCCATTCTGCCGGAAACATATGAAAGGCTGATGGATGGACGGAAAGCAAATCTTGTCCTGACTGATCCGCCATACAATGTAAATGTTGAGGAAACGGCCGGCAAGATCAAAAATGACAACATGCCGGATGAGGATTTCTATAAGTTCCTGTTTGCTGCATTTGTAAATATGGAACAGTCAATGGAACAGGATGCTTCCATTTATGTATTCCATGCGGATACGGAGGGGCTGAATTTCAGAAAGGCATTCAAGGATGCCGGATTTTATCTTTCCGGGTGCTGCATCTGGAAGAAGAATGCACTGGTTCTTGGAAGAAGCCCGTATCAGTGGCAGCATGAACCGTGTCTGTTCGGATGGAAGAAGGGCGGGAAGCACCAGTGGTATTCCGACAGGAAGCAGACCACCATCTGGGAATATGACCGTCCGAAGGCAAGCAAGGACCATCCGACCATGAAGCCTGTGGCGCTTATGGCATACCCGATCCAGAACTCCTGCATGAGCAACTGCATCGTGCTTGATCCGTTCCTTGGTTCCGGTTCTACGCTGATCGCCTGTGAACAGACACACCGTATCTGCTACGGCATCGAACTGGATGAGAAGTTTGTGGATGTGATCGTAAACCGCTACATTGAACAGTGCGGTTCGGATGCGGATGTATTTGTCATCCGTGACGATATGAAAATTTCATATCAGCAATTATGCAAGGGAGGGCAGTATAATGAAACAGATGACCTTCCTTGA
- a CDS encoding DUF2800 domain-containing protein, which translates to MGGHARFSPSSGKRRLECPPSLLLEEQFPDEESPFAAEGSAGHAMAEYLINKYLKKRTKRPVSDYYSDELLEAVDDYVEYNITQIEQARKDCDEPFIGVELKVSLAHRIEGCFGTADMVVVDSHKIHIIDLKLGKGVVVDAEQNVQLMIYGLGVLDMLGFLYEIDTVELTIVQPRIEHFSTWEISAGELLAWGKDVLEPGVAKALSGEGEFKAGDHCRFCKARFTCRARAEEYLKLAQMEFAEPALMSDAEIAEVLSKADALKKWAEEVYTYAQNEAVVNHKEWPGYKLVLGRSNRKYTDEEDVAEAAQKAGYTDIFKKSLIGITEMERLMGKKKFNEILGSLVYKPDGKVTLVPDSDKREAVKTATAEADFKED; encoded by the coding sequence ATGGGCGGACACGCAAGGTTCTCCCCATCGTCCGGTAAAAGACGTCTGGAATGCCCTCCATCATTACTGTTGGAGGAGCAGTTCCCGGATGAAGAATCTCCCTTCGCAGCAGAAGGGAGTGCCGGACATGCGATGGCAGAGTACCTCATCAATAAGTATCTGAAGAAAAGGACCAAAAGACCTGTATCTGATTATTATTCGGATGAACTGCTCGAAGCCGTGGATGATTATGTGGAATATAACATCACCCAGATCGAACAGGCAAGGAAAGACTGTGATGAACCATTCATCGGAGTGGAACTGAAGGTCAGCCTTGCACACAGGATCGAAGGATGTTTTGGTACTGCAGATATGGTGGTGGTCGATTCCCATAAGATTCATATTATCGATCTGAAACTCGGCAAGGGTGTGGTGGTCGATGCAGAACAGAATGTCCAGCTTATGATCTACGGACTGGGAGTCCTGGACATGCTCGGTTTCTTATATGAGATTGACACGGTGGAACTTACCATCGTCCAGCCGAGGATCGAGCATTTCTCCACCTGGGAGATATCAGCCGGGGAACTGCTTGCATGGGGAAAGGACGTTCTTGAACCGGGAGTAGCAAAGGCTCTTTCAGGTGAAGGAGAGTTTAAAGCCGGAGATCACTGCCGATTCTGCAAGGCAAGATTTACATGCCGTGCAAGGGCAGAGGAATATTTAAAACTTGCCCAGATGGAATTTGCCGAGCCGGCCCTTATGTCGGATGCGGAAATTGCAGAAGTCCTTTCCAAGGCAGATGCGCTGAAGAAATGGGCAGAGGAGGTTTACACCTATGCTCAGAATGAAGCAGTAGTTAACCATAAAGAATGGCCGGGCTATAAGCTGGTCCTGGGAAGAAGCAACCGTAAATATACGGATGAAGAGGATGTGGCAGAGGCAGCACAAAAAGCCGGATACACGGATATCTTCAAAAAGAGCCTGATCGGCATTACCGAGATGGAAAGGCTGATGGGCAAAAAGAAATTTAATGAGATCCTTGGTTCACTGGTGTACAAGCCTGACGGCAAGGTCACACTGGTGCCGGATTCAGATAAAAGAGAAGCAGTTAAAACAGCAACCGCAGAAGCGGATTTTAAGGAGGACTAA
- a CDS encoding DNA polymerase: MDTLAIDIETYSDVSLPDCGVHRYAASEQFEILLFAYSLNDEPTQIIDLASGEKIPDEIMEYLTDDSVIKTAYNAAFERNCINRFFGLSLKPEGWRCTLVQASMLSLPLSLEGVGEALNLDKKKMSEGKDLIRYFCMPCKPTKANGGRTRNLPSDAPEKWELFKTYCTRDVDVEKQIRNKLAKFPIPDREQKLYCMDQRINDRGIMVDQELIGHAVACDLLYKETVTKKAYEISGLENPNSVSQLKDWLNEKGIEVDSLAKAAVEELVENTQGDVAEMMKLRLAMSKTSVKKYEAMERSVCPDGRVHGLLQFYGANRTGRWAGRLVQIHNLPQNHMEDLELARSLVKEGRYDLVELLYDSTPDVLSELIRTAFVARPGCRFIVSDFSAIEARVMGYLAGEGWVMEEFRGAGKIYEQTASKMFHIPIGEITKGSPYRARGKVASLACQYGGAEGALISMGALNFVEEEELKGLVQSWRTANPHIVNYWYEIDGAVKAAVKERKMTKVGMVTVYYQSGMLKITLPSGRVLSYVRPRMTVNRFGSESVSYEGIGTNRKWTRIESYGAKFCENIVQATARDVLAEAMLRLEKKGFDIVCHIHDEVVLEVPEGTSSVEEVNGIMAVCPDWCEGLPLKAAGFESPFYKKD, translated from the coding sequence ATGGACACACTTGCAATTGATATTGAAACATATTCAGATGTGTCACTGCCGGACTGCGGGGTACACAGGTATGCAGCATCGGAGCAGTTCGAGATCCTTTTGTTTGCATACAGTCTGAATGACGAACCGACACAGATCATTGACCTGGCATCCGGGGAGAAGATACCGGATGAGATCATGGAATACCTTACGGATGATTCCGTAATAAAGACCGCTTATAATGCAGCATTCGAGCGGAACTGTATCAACCGGTTTTTCGGTCTTTCCTTAAAACCGGAAGGTTGGAGATGCACACTTGTACAGGCATCCATGCTGTCACTTCCACTGTCACTGGAAGGCGTGGGGGAAGCGCTGAATCTTGATAAGAAAAAGATGTCCGAGGGAAAAGACCTCATCCGCTATTTCTGTATGCCGTGCAAGCCTACCAAAGCAAACGGGGGCAGGACAAGGAATCTTCCGTCTGATGCACCGGAGAAGTGGGAACTGTTCAAGACATATTGCACCCGTGACGTGGATGTGGAAAAACAGATCAGGAATAAACTTGCGAAGTTCCCGATACCGGACAGGGAGCAGAAACTCTACTGCATGGACCAGAGGATCAATGACAGGGGCATCATGGTGGATCAGGAGCTGATCGGACACGCTGTGGCATGCGACCTTCTGTATAAGGAGACGGTAACGAAGAAGGCATATGAGATATCAGGACTGGAAAATCCGAACAGCGTATCGCAGCTCAAGGACTGGCTGAATGAAAAGGGCATCGAGGTGGATTCCCTTGCCAAGGCTGCCGTGGAAGAACTTGTGGAGAACACACAGGGTGATGTGGCAGAAATGATGAAGCTGAGACTTGCCATGTCAAAGACATCCGTAAAGAAGTACGAAGCAATGGAGCGTTCGGTATGTCCTGACGGCAGGGTGCATGGATTATTACAGTTTTACGGGGCTAACCGCACGGGCAGATGGGCTGGCAGACTCGTGCAGATCCATAACCTTCCGCAGAACCATATGGAAGACCTGGAACTGGCACGCTCCCTTGTAAAGGAAGGCAGATATGACCTGGTGGAGCTTTTGTATGATTCCACACCGGATGTGCTTTCGGAGCTGATCCGTACCGCATTCGTGGCAAGACCCGGATGCAGATTCATCGTCAGCGATTTTTCAGCAATCGAGGCGAGGGTCATGGGCTACCTTGCCGGAGAGGGATGGGTCATGGAGGAGTTCCGTGGTGCCGGAAAGATCTATGAGCAGACGGCATCCAAGATGTTCCATATCCCAATCGGAGAGATCACAAAGGGAAGTCCGTACCGTGCAAGGGGAAAGGTGGCATCACTTGCCTGTCAGTATGGCGGTGCGGAAGGTGCGCTCATCAGCATGGGAGCATTAAATTTTGTGGAAGAAGAGGAACTGAAAGGGCTGGTGCAGTCATGGCGGACTGCCAATCCGCACATCGTGAATTACTGGTATGAGATCGACGGTGCGGTAAAAGCAGCCGTGAAGGAGCGGAAGATGACAAAGGTCGGAATGGTTACGGTATATTACCAGTCCGGGATGTTAAAGATCACACTGCCGTCCGGAAGGGTGCTGTCCTATGTAAGACCAAGGATGACCGTGAACCGCTTTGGCTCGGAAAGTGTCAGCTATGAAGGAATCGGCACGAACCGCAAGTGGACAAGGATCGAATCTTATGGTGCAAAATTCTGTGAGAACATCGTCCAGGCAACCGCCAGGGATGTACTGGCAGAGGCAATGCTCCGTCTGGAGAAGAAGGGATTTGATATCGTGTGCCATATCCATGATGAAGTGGTGCTTGAAGTGCCGGAGGGAACATCCTCGGTGGAAGAAGTCAATGGAATCATGGCGGTATGCCCCGACTGGTGTGAGGGGCTTCCGCTTAAGGCTGCCGGATTTGAAAGTCCGTTTTACAAGAAAGATTAG
- a CDS encoding VRR-NUC domain-containing protein, with protein sequence MLESTVERHLREEARKRKGMALKFVSPGMNGVPDRIVLMPDGKMAFVELKAPGKKPRPLQLKRKRMLERLGFPVYVVDNIEQIGGILDEIQST encoded by the coding sequence TTGCTAGAAAGTACAGTAGAGAGACATTTGAGGGAAGAAGCTAGAAAGCGGAAAGGCATGGCGCTGAAGTTCGTATCACCCGGTATGAATGGAGTGCCTGACCGCATCGTCCTGATGCCGGACGGGAAAATGGCATTTGTGGAACTGAAAGCACCGGGGAAGAAGCCGAGACCGCTTCAGCTGAAGAGAAAGAGGATGCTTGAGAGATTGGGCTTTCCCGTTTATGTAGTTGATAATATCGAACAGATTGGAGGTATCCTTGATGAAATACAAAGCACATGA
- a CDS encoding HNH endonuclease — MPMKPKKPCRHPGCPKLTDGLYCEEHEALHRGDRASSSKRGYNRQWQKARARYLKAHPLCVQCLKEGHAVTATVVDHIRPHRGDPVLFWDEKNWQSLCKPCHDKKTWNEDNNPEYRF; from the coding sequence ATGCCGATGAAACCAAAGAAGCCGTGCAGACACCCCGGATGTCCGAAGCTGACAGACGGACTGTACTGCGAGGAGCATGAAGCACTGCACCGTGGTGACAGGGCGAGCAGCAGCAAGCGTGGTTACAACAGGCAGTGGCAGAAGGCAAGGGCAAGATACCTGAAGGCACATCCTTTGTGTGTTCAGTGCTTAAAGGAAGGTCATGCAGTGACAGCAACCGTGGTCGATCATATCAGACCGCACCGTGGTGATCCCGTCCTGTTCTGGGACGAGAAGAACTGGCAGAGCCTGTGCAAGCCCTGTCATGATAAAAAGACATGGAACGAAGATAACAATCCTGAGTATCGGTTCTGA
- a CDS encoding DUF2815 family protein, whose product MTTANLTKVIVPCRLSYAHLWEPDSINGSEPKYSVSCIIDKNDKETIAKIKKAIEVAKDEGKGKWGGKIPANLKTPLRDGDIDRPEDEAYADSMFLNANSKQAPQIVDRQVQPILDQSEVYSGCYGRVSITFYAYNSNGNKGIAAGLGNVQKLRDGEPLGSRANAKDEFEAVDAEDDFLA is encoded by the coding sequence ATGACAACAGCAAACTTAACCAAAGTAATCGTACCTTGCAGACTCAGCTATGCACACCTGTGGGAGCCGGATTCCATCAATGGAAGCGAACCGAAATACTCTGTCTCCTGCATCATCGACAAGAATGATAAGGAGACCATCGCCAAGATCAAGAAGGCAATCGAGGTAGCAAAGGATGAAGGAAAAGGCAAGTGGGGCGGTAAGATCCCGGCAAATCTGAAGACACCGCTCAGAGACGGAGACATCGATAGACCGGAGGATGAGGCATATGCAGACAGTATGTTCTTAAATGCCAACAGCAAACAGGCTCCTCAGATCGTGGACAGACAGGTACAGCCGATCCTTGACCAGAGCGAGGTATATTCCGGCTGCTACGGAAGGGTATCCATTACATTTTATGCTTACAACAGCAACGGCAACAAGGGCATTGCTGCCGGACTTGGAAATGTACAGAAGTTAAGGGACGGAGAGCCTCTCGGTTCCAGAGCCAATGCGAAGGATGAATTTGAGGCAGTGGATGCGGAGGACGATTTCCTCGCATAG